The following coding sequences lie in one Pseudomonas sp. SL4(2022) genomic window:
- a CDS encoding substrate-binding periplasmic protein — translation MLKLLPALLLLTLSHNAYAEARALRFSINDSWAMPMVRIEDGKAVEGILVDLHQRLAAKVGRKAEMVVMPRMRVQHALDTGEIDVRCYVSPNWVNSGHHRYIWSLPFMTQRDVLAGVTPEKLEPEQLLNERLGTVLGFTYPRLEPLFASGQIQREDARTQDQVLLKLSARRNRYAISNELSLHWFNRQQPAERKLHIINEIASDPIACIVRDAPDVPTMALLRAMVQMKQAGEFDELLARYR, via the coding sequence GTGCTCAAGCTGTTGCCCGCACTGCTGTTGCTCACCCTTAGCCACAACGCATACGCCGAAGCGCGGGCGCTGCGTTTCTCGATCAACGACAGCTGGGCCATGCCCATGGTGCGTATCGAAGACGGCAAGGCAGTGGAAGGCATCCTGGTCGACTTGCATCAGCGTCTGGCCGCCAAGGTTGGGCGCAAGGCTGAGATGGTGGTGATGCCGCGTATGCGTGTGCAGCACGCGCTGGATACCGGCGAGATTGATGTGCGCTGCTACGTGAGCCCGAACTGGGTCAATAGTGGCCACCATCGCTATATCTGGAGCCTGCCCTTTATGACCCAGCGTGATGTGCTGGCAGGCGTTACGCCCGAGAAACTGGAGCCCGAGCAACTGCTCAATGAGCGCCTGGGCACCGTCCTCGGCTTCACTTACCCACGCCTGGAGCCGCTGTTCGCCAGCGGCCAGATCCAGCGTGAAGACGCCCGCACCCAGGATCAGGTGCTGCTCAAACTCAGCGCTCGGCGAAACCGCTATGCCATCAGCAATGAACTATCCCTGCACTGGTTTAACCGCCAGCAACCCGCAGAACGTAAACTGCACATCATCAATGAAATAGCCTCCGACCCGATCGCGTGCATCGTCCGCGACGCCCCCGACGTTCCCACCATGGCACTGCTGCGCGCCATGGTGCAGATGAAACAGGCTGGCGAGTTCGACGAATTACTCGCGCGTTACCGCTGA